From the Kribbella sp. CA-293567 genome, the window GCCCGGCGTACCGGCGAGGTCCTGCTGGAACGCGTACTGCAGGCCGGTGGTGCCGACCTGGTCGCTGGCGGACGCGTTCGGGCCGGCGTTCTTGAGGGTGTCCTCGGTCGCGGTCTTCATCGTGCCGATGATCGAGCGGGCGAAGGTCGGGCTCTCGGCCAGCGACTGGGTGCCGCCCATCGTCAGCACGCCGGGCAGCTTGCCCATCGTCGGGCGCAGCGCCTCCCACTCGTCGGCACGGATCGTGATCGCGTCCACGAACTGACCGGCCGGTGCACCGGCCGCGCGGGCCTTCAGCTTGGCGCCGTCGACCTGCAGCTTGGTGGTGAAGGCCGCGTACGTCGCCGCGGTCGCGACGTTGCCGGAGGCAACCCCGACGATGACGACCGGACGGTTCGCGGTCAGCGCCTTGCCGTTGCGGTCCAGGATCGACGCGCGGGCCGGCAGCGCGCGGACGCGCTTGAGGTAGTTCGCCTCGCCCAGGCCCGGGTAGATGGTGTCGCCGGCCGCCTTGATCTTCCAGACGTCACCGGTCTTCACGGCGGCGGCCGTGCTGGTCCACTTCATCGTGCCGATACCGCGCAGCACGGCCTCGACGGCGAGGTCCTGGGTGCAGTTGCTGTCGTCCGAGCACTTCGGGTCGCCCTGCGGCGTGACCGTGGCCGACTGCGCGACCAGCGCGCTGTCGACCTCGTCCAGCCGCTTGCCGAACGTGGTCGGCGTGTCGGTCAGCGCGGCGGCCTCGTCCGGCTTGCCGTTCGGCGCCCAGGCCTTCACCCAGGCGGCGGCGAAGTTCTTCACCACCTCGGCGGAGGCTTGCTTCTCGTTGTCGGGGTCCGGTTTGCCCCCACTGCCGGACTTGCTGTCGGTACAACCAGCAGTGGCCAGGACGGCACTCAAACAGACGATGGCAGCAGTTCGCTTCACGTTCTCAACTCTCGCACGGCGACGGGTACACACCTGGAACAGTCTTCGGCGTGTGGCCAGCCTGCCACGAGGGGGAAAATCCCCAGGTGGCAGACCCTGGACACTCCTACGACGCGGGAGCGGCGCCGGAAGTTGGCGGACGAGGCGGAGGTCACCTGCGATTGCCTACGCGAATCGCCTTGATTTACAGCCTGGATCGGGTTGATCCGGCTGGTTCGGTCGAGCTGACTCAGCCAAGTTGACTCAGCCGAGCTGGATGGCGGCGAAGCGGGCGCCTTGCGGGTCGTCCAGGACGGCCATCCGGCCGAAGTCGGTCTCCAGTGGGGCGCCGAGCAACTTGCCGCCGGCTTTGCTGACCTGGTCGATGGTGTGGTCGGTGCTGCTGACCGCGAAGTATGGGAGCCAGTGGGGCGGCGTACCGGCGGGGAAGTCGGGGTGCAGCTCGCCGGTGCCCACGACGGGCTTGTCGGCGGCGTACAGGGCGGCGTACCGGCTGTAGCCGCCGATCTCCTCGGCGCGGTAGCCGAAGACCGAGGTGTAGAACTTCCGAGAGGTCTCGAAGTCCTCGCTGAGCGCCTCGCTCCAGACCAGCCTGCCGGGACCGGTGGTGCGCTCGGTGCCGATGTGGTCGGTGGCCTGCCAGAGGCCGAAGATCGCGCCGTTGGGGTCGGCGGCGAGCGCCATCCGGCCGTGGTCCTCGATCTCGCGCTTCAGCAGTTGGGTGCCCTGGTGGGCGGCGACGGCCTCGAGCGTGCGGTCGAGCTGGTCGGTCGCCAGGTACGTCGTCCAGCGGCTGGGCAGGTGCTCCGTGCCCGGCTGCTTCGGGCCGATGCCGCCGACGTCCTCGCCATCCAGCTTGCAAATCCAGTAGTCGCGAGTGGTCTGCCGCTCACAGTCCCAGCCGAACAGGCCGGCGTAGAAGCCGGCGGCGGCTTCCGCGTCGTCGGCGGCGAGGTCGACCCAGATCGGCGTACCGGGTGGCCACGGCACGCTCTGTTCGACCATCGGGTCCTCCTGCTGGGAAGCGGTGTCCAGAACGGCCCCCAACCTGCCAGGGACTACCCGCCACGTCGAGACGATCACGAGGAGTTCCGATAACGGTTCGGTCACTGCCCGGCGTATCCTGCACGATTGTGACCCGCCTAGCACTGCACAGCCGACTGATCCCCGGCACCGAAGAGGCCTACGAGCTCGAACACGCCCGCGTCTGGCCCGAGCTGATCACCGTCATGACCGCGGCCGGCATCCACGACTGGACCATCTGGCGCAGCGGCCGAGACCTCTTCCACCTGGTCGACTGCGACGACTACGAGGCCGCCGTCGCCCAACTGACCGACAACCCGGTCGACCGCCGCTGGCAGGAACACATGAGCCAGTTCGTCGAGGGTTTCGCCCAGAACCCCGAAGGCCTGGCGGGCCAGTCGCTGCGGCATGTCTGGACGATGAGCGAACAGGTCGACTAGCTCCCCGCGTGCCCTCCGCCCGCTTTTTGCGTTGTCGGCTTGGTGAACACGGCCAGTTGACGGGCCCTCGCGATGCCATCAGCCGCGTTGAACCGAACGACTACCGCAAGTACCGCTCGCAGC encodes:
- a CDS encoding L-rhamnose mutarotase, with amino-acid sequence MTRLALHSRLIPGTEEAYELEHARVWPELITVMTAAGIHDWTIWRSGRDLFHLVDCDDYEAAVAQLTDNPVDRRWQEHMSQFVEGFAQNPEGLAGQSLRHVWTMSEQVD
- a CDS encoding VOC family protein; translated protein: MVEQSVPWPPGTPIWVDLAADDAEAAAGFYAGLFGWDCERQTTRDYWICKLDGEDVGGIGPKQPGTEHLPSRWTTYLATDQLDRTLEAVAAHQGTQLLKREIEDHGRMALAADPNGAIFGLWQATDHIGTERTTGPGRLVWSEALSEDFETSRKFYTSVFGYRAEEIGGYSRYAALYAADKPVVGTGELHPDFPAGTPPHWLPYFAVSSTDHTIDQVSKAGGKLLGAPLETDFGRMAVLDDPQGARFAAIQLG